Sequence from the Thermomonas sp. HDW16 genome:
TTTGCATGACTTCACGCTAGAGTCCGCGCATCCCAGCAAGTGAAGGAGCGCAGCCATGAAGGGCGACGCCAAGGTCATCGAATTCCTCAACAAGGCGCTCTACAACGAGCTGACCGCGATCAACCAGTATTTCCTGCACGCCAAGATGCTGAAGAACTGGGGCCTGAAGGAATTGGCCGAGCACGAGTACCACGAGTCGATCGACGAGATGAAGCACGCGGACAAGCTGTCCGACCGCATCCTGTTCCTCGATGGCCTGCCGAACTTCCAGGCGCTGGGCAAGCTGCGCATCGGCGAGAACCCGCGTGAGTTGATGCAGTGCGACCTGGCCCTGGAGATGGAAGCCGTGCCCCTGTTGCGCGAAGCGATCGCGCATTGCGAATCGGTCAATGATTACGTCAGCCGCCAGCTGTTCGCCGATATCCTGGATTCCGAGGAAGAGCACATCGACTGGATCGAGACCCAGCTGTCGCTGATCGACCGGATCGGTGAGCAGAACTACCTGGCCCAGCAGCTCGACAAATAAGCCACGGCTCGCGCCGTGGCATCAGCCGCCTTGCAGCTTCGCCTGCAGGGCGGCACGCACCTGGGCGAACTCGCCGACGATGCGCGCCACCGCATTCGCAGGTTGGGCCAAGGTACCGTCGCGCGCGCCATGCTCGAGGTCGCGCGCGGCATCGGACAGGGTGGTCGCGCCCACGTTCGCGCTGGACGACTTCAAGGTATGCGCCGCCACGCGCAGCGCGATCGGGTCGCCACTGACCGCGGCGCGCTCGAGTTGCGCGATCAGGCGCGGGGCATCTTCCAGGTAGAGCGCAATGATCTTGTCGACCTCGCCGCCGAGTACTTCGCGCAGGTCGTTGAGCACATTTTCGTTGAGTACCTGCGGCTGCCCGGGTTGTTGCGCCGGGTGGTCGCCGGTGATCGGCTCGACCGCCAGCTTCACTCCACGCCACCGGCTGATGCAGCGCTCGAGTTCGGCGCGGGTGACAGGCTTGGCGAGGTAGTCGTCCATCCCTGCGTCCAGGCATTTCTGCCGATCGCCGGCCATCGCATTCGCGGTCATCGCAATGATCGGAATGCGTTGTTCGGCCCCGCTATTGTGTTCGTGCTCGCGCCAGCGTCGCGTCGCGGCATAGCCATCCAGTACCGGCATCTGGCAGTCCATCAGCACCAGGTCGTAGGCGGATGCCTGCAGCTTCTCAAGCGCCACCTGCCCGTTGCCTGCTGTTTCGCAATCCATGCCGATGACCTGCAGGAGGCGTTGCGCCACCATCAGGTTCACCGGGTTGTCCTCCACCAGCAGGATGCGTGGCGTGGCCTGTTGCGTCATGTTGCTGCCTGCGGGCAATGAATTGCGATGGGCGAAGGGATCGATATGTGTGGTCTGTGCACCCGAGAGCGCTGCCCGCAAATCCGGATCGGGTGCGCCGCGCGGGATCACACTGGCCCCGGAAGGCAAGTCGACGGAGGTCGTCTCGTCGCCGCGAAGGTAGAGCAACCTGACTTTGCCGTAGAGAGCCGTGCGCTCCAGATTGCGCGCCAGAGAGAGTGCGGTGCTGCGAATGGTACCAAGGTCGCCGAGTACGACCGAATAAGTCCAGGGGTCGCCTTGCGAGGCCGCTTGGCGCAGCCGCTCCAACGCATCATGGGTATTTTCCGCGGTAGTCAGGCGCATGCCCCAGTTCGGCAGCAGCATGGCCAGGCGTTGGCGCAGCCGGCCATCAGCGGTGATCAGCAGGACACGAGCACCGGTGAGATCCGCTTCGCGCGCAGGCATGTCACCCTGGACCTTGAGCAAAGGGATCTCGAACCAGAAGGTCGACCCCTGGCCTTGCTCGGAATCCACGCCGATGTTGCCACCCATCAAGGTGACGATGCGCTGGCAGATCGCAAGCCCAAGCCCGGTACCGCCATACAGTCGCGTCGTCGAGGCGTCGGCTTGGCTGAAGGCCTGGAACAGCCGATCCTGCGCGGACTTGGAAATGCCGATGCCGGTATCGCGGACTTCGAAGCGCAACTGGTGCTGGGCCGCGGTTTCGCGCATGCGCTTCACGTTCAATGCGACGTTGCCGCGTTCGGTGAACTTCACCGCGTTGCTGATCAGGTTGCTGAGCACCTGCCGCAAGCGCACCGGGTCGCCGCGCACGGGCAGGCGCACGCTTTGTTCGATATTCAGCTGCAGGCGCAGTCCCTTGGACTCGGCCGGGCGCTCCATCAGCGTGATCACGCTTTCCAGCAATTCGCGCAGGTTGAAACCCGTGGTCTCCAGTTGCAGCTTGTCGGCTTCGAGCTTTGAGTAATCGAGGATGTCGTCGACGATGCGCAGCATCTGGTGCGAGGACGTGAATGCGGTGCGCACCAATTCCATCTGGTCGAGCGGCATTCTCGAGTGCATCAGCAGGTCGAGCATCGGCACGATGCCGTTGAGCGGTGTGCGGATCTCATGGCTCATGGTGGCCAGGAACTCGCCCTTCGCCATGACCGCGGCTTCGGCGGCCTGCTTGGCGCGGGTGAGGTCGTCCTCAAGCTGGGTATGGCGGTTGATTTCGAGTTGCAAGGCGTTGACTTCGGCTTCGCCACGACGGCTGCGTTCGTTTTGCTCGCGCAGCAGGGCTTCATTCTTGCTGGCAGTCAATGCCATGGTGGTGGTTGCAAACAATGCCAACAGTGCGAGTGCGAGTGCCATGCCTTGCCAAGGGCCCCGCACATCGAATTGATCCAATGCCAACGTCAGAGCCACGCCTGCGGCGGCACCCAGTGCCAACCATCGTACGGTCAGCAGGTTGGAGCCGCGATCAACGCCGTCGTTCATAGGGTTGCGTGCTGGAAATCGAAATTGAGTTCGTGTTCGACGCGCTGCACCAGGTTGCCCTGGATGAAGTCGATGCCGCCCATCCACAATGCCGCCGCAGCTTGCGGGTCTTCCACTGCCTGTCCAATGACTTGCAAGCCGAGGCGATGCGCGCGGTCGATCGCTTCGCGCATTTCGTCGCGCAAGTTCGGCGGCAGCGGTTGGCGTGCGTACTCCGCGGACAAGCGCAGGTAGCCAAGCGGCAGTTGTTGCAGCAACTGCTCGGCATCCCCGTTGTGCCGGTATTGACTGAGACAGAACTGCACGCCGACGGGGACCAATTCTTCGCAGAACTGGCGCAGCAGCATCGAGTGCACCAGTGCATCTTCCAGGCGCATGTCGATCACGAGCGACGGGCCGTCGATGCTGGCCGCTTCCAGTTCCTGCGCAAGCCAGCTTGCATAGTCGTCTTGTGCAAGCGTGCGTGGCGACTGCGAGACGAACAGGCGAATCGGACGGCTCTCCGCGCGTCGTTTCTGCAGCAAGGACAAGGCCTGCTGAATCACCCAGCGGTCAAGCTGGGGAACCAGGTTGGCGGAATCGGCAAGAGGCAGGATCTCGCCGGCGCTGTGCTCGTTGCCGGTGCTGTCGCGCATACGCAGGAGTACCTGGAATTGCGCTTCTTCGCCCCCCGCCACTGCGACCACCGGTTGGAATGCCAATTGCAGGCCGTCGTTCTCGAGCGCGATACGGATTTCATCGAGCAGGCCGTCGGCGGCATCCGCGGCGGATGCGCTCGGCGGGACATAGGCGCCGATGCCGGCAGCATCGGTTCGAGCGAGCCGCGCGCCTTCCTCGGCGGACGCCAGTGTGGCGCCTGCGTCGCTAAAGCCATGCGTCAGATCCGCATAGCCGACCGTCGTGCGCAGTCGGATGGTCTCGTCGCCCACTTGGAAGTCGTGATAACCCATGCCATCGCGCAGGTTGCGTGCCAGGGCGTCGAGTGGAATGCCGCCCGGATCGGACGCGATCACCAGGAAGGCATTGTCGCTGAGACGTGCTGCAGCATGCGATTGCGCCAGGTCGCCCAGGAAGCGTCCGGCATCGCTCATCAGTTGCTCGAATTCGGCATAGCCGAAGCGATTGCGCAATGCGATGGCGTTGCCGGCCTCCAGCATCAATACACCGCCGGTGCGTTGGGGGAGCAGTTCGGCAAGCTTTTTCATCAACGCCGGGCGAGTAAAGAGGCCGGTGATCGGATGACGTTCCGGCTCGGTGGTGACCGCTTGCCTGCTCTGTGCAAGTCGCGCGCGGTGCACGCGGCTTTTTACCGCCGCAATCAGGTGGCGTGGCCGAACCGGTTTCAGGATGAAATCGTCCGCGCCGTGCTCCAACACCTCCATTTGCCTTTCCGGATCCTGGTCGCCGGTCAGGAACACCACCGGTAATTGCGAGAAACGCGGGTGTTCGCGGATCTGCAAGGTCAGGGCAGTGCCGCTGGTGCCCGGCATATGCAGATCCATCAGCACCAGGTCGGGCTCGAAGTGCTCCACGGCGGCCATCACCTGTTCCGGCACGGCAACGACCTCGGCTTGCATGCCGGCGCCACGCAGGATGGCCTCTGCAAACAGGGCCTGGCTGCGGTCGTCTTCAACGACCAGAATGCGATACGGCGTCTCGCTGAGCGAAATGGACATTGGTGGCAAGGCGGGGGATGTCCCTGCATTTTGCCTTGAGATCGCGCCGATGGAACCCTTGGCTTGCGAAGAGGGCGGTATTTCGGTCGTGCTGGATGGATCCGTCATGCTGCCCCCTGTCGGGCATCACGCAACACGCGCCCGTATCAGGGCCTAACGCAAAACGCGGGGACGGGAGGCCATGGCGGGGCGTCAGCCCGGTTGCGGCTTCGGCGCGCGACCGAACACCTTGCGCCAGATCCACCACACAAACAGCGCGAACAGCAGGCTGATGCTGACCACGATCGCCAACGCCAGCCACGGATGGCTGAAGGCCAATGCCAAGCCGCCAACGACGACGGCATCCTCGGTTACGGAGGCCGTCCAGTTGCTGACCGGCTCGGGCGAGGTGTTGAGCAGGGCGCGTGAACCGGTCTTGATCAGGTGGCTGGTCAGGGCCACGCCCGCACCAGTGGCCAGCATGCCGGCACCCAACTCGCCGTTGGGCGACATTGCCGCCGCTGCCAGGAAGGCACCCGCCGGCACCCGCAACAGGGTATGCAGCAGATCCCAGACCGAATCCACGCCCGGGATCTTGTCGGCAAAGAATTCCGCCGCCGCTAGTGCACCGGACGTGCCCAGCACCCACGGTGATTGCGCGGCCTGCATCGCTTCCGGCAGGTGTAGCCAACCGAAATAACCGGCCAGGCCTACGCCGAACACGGTCAGGTACACCCGGATGCCGGCCAGCCAGGCCAGCAGCACGCCAATGGCGAACAGGTGGGCTTGGTCCATTGCAGTGCTCCCCGAACGCCCCGAAATGGCGTCATGGCCCGAGTCTATACGGCAGTGCGGCTTGACGGATGCTTAAAACCGATGCGATATCGCGCCATGCAGTTTTTCACACCACCCCGTCGGGCCGCCGGCAGCGGCCATCCGCGGATGGCATTCGCCTTACTTGTGCTGGCCGCGCTGGCCTTCGGCGGCTGGGGCCTTTGGCGCGCGTTCGGGCCGCAGCCGGCCAACGCCCGCGACACGTTGCGCACGCAGGCTTCGCGCATCGACATCCTGGAGCAGGAGGTCGCCACGCTGAAGCGTTCGGACCAGATCAGCCGCCAGGCCAATACCGATCTGCAGGGCACCCTGGCCGAGCGTGACGAGGAAATCGCCAGCCTGCGCGCGGACATTGCTTTCTACGAGCGATTCGTGGGTTCCACTGCGCAGCGCCACGGCCTGTCCGTGCACGAATTGAAGCTCCAGCCGCAGCGCGACCCGCAGCTCTGGCACTTCGTCGCCACCCTGACCCAGAACCTCAACCGCGGTGCGGTCAACCGCGGCCGCCTGCTGCTCATGGTGGAAGCCAGCAACGGCGGGCGCATGCAGAAGCTTGGCTGGGGCGAGTTGCGCCAGCAGCCGAACGCCCCCGGCATCGAATATTCCTTCAAGTATTTCCAGCAGATCGAAGGCGATCTGGTACTGCCCGTCGGGGTGAAACCGGTGCGGGTGATCGCGCGGCTGGTGCCCGCCGCAGGTAGCCCGATGGAGCAGAGCTTTACCTGGGGCGATGCCACCGTTGGCGCACCCGCAAACCGCTGATTTCCGCCCATGCGGTTGAACGGCGCGCGTCTGCGCCCCATTCTGTGCACATGGATATCGTCACGCTCGACACCGTCACCCACGCCGCCCCGCCCCCGCCAATGGATTTCACCGCCGCGGCGGCAGCCAAGGTGCGCGAACTGATCGCCGAGGAAGGCAATGCGGAACTCAAGCTGCGCGTGTACATCCAGGGCGGTGGTTGCTCCGGGTTCCAGTACGGGTTCGAGTTCGACGAGAACCAGGGCGAGGACGATTTCGCCATCGTCACCGACGGCGTGAGCCTGTTGGTGGATCCGCTCAGCCTGCAATACCTGGCCGGCGCGGTGGTGGACTACAGCGAATCGCTGAGTGGCGCGCAGTTCGTGATCCGCAATCCGAACGCCAAGACCACCTGCGGCTGCGGTTCGTCGTTCACGATGTGAGCGAGCGCGGCTCGCCCTTTGCCTTCGTCGATGGCGCGCTGGATCGCGCCGATCACCTGCGTGGCGACTCCAATGCGCTGAGCGCGCTGTGGTCGCAGGCCGGCGTGATCGTGCTGGATGCCGATGGCCGCGCCTTCGCCGATGAAGGCAAGGCGTTGCGCGTCATGCGCGGTGCTGAACTCGGCGGTGGCCCCGGCACCACGACGTTTCTTGGCCTGCGCGATGGTAAAGCCTGGTTCTTCGCCGATGCCGCAACACTCGCCATCGAAGCCCCCAATCGCGTCGACTTGCGCAGTGCCGCCACCTACTGGCCGGCGTGGCAGGCCAGTGTGTTCGCGCAGGCACGCGCGCTGCAGCACTGGCACCAGCGGCATCGCCATTGCGGCGTGTGTGGTGCGGCGATCGAATTCCGTCGCGCCGGTTGGCTCGGCGTGTGCACCGCATGCAATAGCGAGCACTACCCGCGCACCGATCAGGCGGTGATCGTCGCGGTCGGCAACGGCGATCGCCTGCTACTGGGTCGACAGGCCGGCTGGCCGCCGCGACGCTGGTCGGTAGTGGCCGGCTTCGTCGAGCCCGGCGAAACCCTGGAACAGACCGTTGCCCGCGAAGTGCTGGAGGAAACCGGCGTGCGCGTGCGTGCCGGTACTGCGCGTTACCTGGCCTCGCAGCCGTGGCCATTTCCCGGTTCGCTGATGCTGGGCTTCATCGCCGAAGCGGAAGCGGACACGCCGGTCGCCAATGACGAGTTGGAAGACGCGCGCTGGTTCACCGTCGATGAAGTGCGCGCCGGTCTGCAGAACGATTGGGCGAAGGCTGATGCGGAAGGCGAGGGCATCGTGCTTTCCTCACCCATTTCCATCGCGCGGCATGTGATCCGTGCGTGGCTGGCCGAGCAAGACGCAGCCCGCGCCGACAACTGAACGCGCCAGCAAGTAAACTCGTGGCATGGCCGCCACCCTGCTTGCCGTCATCGTCGCACTCGCCATCGGTCACCTTGCGCCGGACGCCGCCTCCGGCGTGCGCCAGTACGGCTGGTTCGGCGGCTGGCTGCGTTGGCTCAACGCGCAATTCCCCGAAGGCAGCATCTGGCGTGGCGCGTACGGCATCGCGCTGGCCTTGGTGGTGCCGCTGCTGGTGGTCGGCCTGTTCCAGCTCGCACTCGACCAGCCGCTGTGGGGCTTCGTCGGCCTGCTGTTCGACATCGCCGTGTTGTTCTACTGCTGGGGCCCGCGTGATCTTGATCTCGATGTCGCCGCCGTGCTCGACGCGCCGGATGCCGCATCGCGCCGCAGCGCCGCCGAGCGCCTGTGGCCGGAAGGCGAGCCCGCCAAGCTCGATGGCGCATCGCTGGTCGAAGCCGTGTTCCGCAACGCGCTGCGCCGCTGGTTCGGCGTGCTGTTCTGGTTCTGCCTGCTCGGCCCGTTCGGCGCGGTGCTGTATCGCCTGAGCGTGCTCGCGGTGGAACGCGAACACGCGCAACTCGCGCACGAAACCGCGAGCGGCGCGAAAACCTGGCTCGCCATCCTGGAATGGCCGGTGGCGCAGCTGATGACGCTAGCGCTGGCCCTGGTCGGCAACTTCGACAGCGTGATGGCGGCATGGCGCGAGGAAGGCGCGTTCGGCTTGCATGGCAACCTGCTCAACACCGCCGCCCGCGCCAGCGTGCGCAGCGAGATCGCCGAGGAAGTGGCGGACTACACCGAGTCCGGCGTATCGGCATCCACCGCATTGGCCGAAGTCTTCGGCGAACTGCCGGAACTGCGTGATGCGATGAGCCTGGCCTGGCGCATCCTGGTGCTGTGGCTGGCGGTGATCGCGCTGTTCGTGATCGCGGGCTGGATCAGTTAGGCCGCATCCCCGCGCAATTCGCGCACCTTCGCCTCAAGCAGTTCGGCCGTCGCCACCGCGCCATCCATCGGTGCGCCCGCCACCACGTCCACATGCGCGCGCAACCGGCGCGGCACGCGCATGCGATCCAGCAGCTCGCCTTCCTTCGCATTGGCGCGGCGGCTCCACATGCTGCCCCACATGTTCTTCAGCGCCATCGGCACCACCGGCACCGGGCGACGCTCAAGGATTTTTTCGACGCCGGATTTGAACGGCGCGATGTTGCCGTCCTTCGTCAACGCGCCTTCCGGGAAGATGCAGACCAGTTCGCCGTCGGCCAATGCGGCATCCACTTCGTCGAATGCGCGCTGCATCAGTTCTGGATTTTCCTTCGCGCCGGCAATCGGGATCGCCTTCGCCGTCTTGAAGATCCAGCGCATCACCGGGATGTTGAAGATCCGGTAGTACATGACGAAGCGCGCCGGCCTCGGGATCGATGCGGACAGGATCAGCGCGTCCATGTAGCTGACGTGGTTGCAGACGATCAGCGCCGCACCTTCGTCCGGGATCTCGTCGATGCCGCGCGTGCGCAGCCGGTAAAGCGTGCGCACCAGCAGCCAGCTGAGGAAGCGCATCAGGAATTCGGGGACGATGGTGAAGATCCAGATCGCCACCAATGTGTTGGCGATCGCCAACGCCAGGAACAGTTGCGGGATGCTCCAGCCGGCCCAGGTGCGCAGGGCGAGGCACAGCAGCGAGGCCGCCACCACGAAACCCGAGTTCTGGATGTTCAGCGCGCCGATCACCCGCGACAGTTCGGTCTTCGGCGTGCGGCTCTGGATCAGCGAGAACAACGGCACCACGAAGAAACCGCTGAACAGGCCGATGCCGACCAAGTCGATCACGATCCGCCAGCTGCCGGGCTGCGCCATGAAGCCGGCGACGTCGAGCCCAGTCACGGTAGCCGCACCGCTGCGCGCGAAGAACAGGTCGAACAGGAACGCACTCATGCCGAACGCACCTAGTGGCACCAGCCCGATCTCCACCGTGCGCGCGGACAGCTTTTCGCACAGCATCGAGCCGACCCCGGTGCCGATCGAGAACAGCGCCAGCACGAATACGTACAGCGTGTTGCTGCCGCCGAGGTTCAAGGGCGCGTAGTCCGGTAGCTGGGTGGCGAACACCGTGCCCACGAACCAGAACCAGCTCACCCCAAGCACTGCATTGCGCACCGCCAGCTGCTTGCGCGCCAGCCGCAGCACATCGCGCGATTCGGTCAGCGGATTCCAGTTGATCCGCAACTCCGGCATCGAGGCCGCCACCGG
This genomic interval carries:
- the nudC gene encoding NAD(+) diphosphatase yields the protein MSERGSPFAFVDGALDRADHLRGDSNALSALWSQAGVIVLDADGRAFADEGKALRVMRGAELGGGPGTTTFLGLRDGKAWFFADAATLAIEAPNRVDLRSAATYWPAWQASVFAQARALQHWHQRHRHCGVCGAAIEFRRAGWLGVCTACNSEHYPRTDQAVIVAVGNGDRLLLGRQAGWPPRRWSVVAGFVEPGETLEQTVAREVLEETGVRVRAGTARYLASQPWPFPGSLMLGFIAEAEADTPVANDELEDARWFTVDEVRAGLQNDWAKADAEGEGIVLSSPISIARHVIRAWLAEQDAARADN
- a CDS encoding ATP-binding protein — protein: MNDGVDRGSNLLTVRWLALGAAAGVALTLALDQFDVRGPWQGMALALALLALFATTTMALTASKNEALLREQNERSRRGEAEVNALQLEINRHTQLEDDLTRAKQAAEAAVMAKGEFLATMSHEIRTPLNGIVPMLDLLMHSRMPLDQMELVRTAFTSSHQMLRIVDDILDYSKLEADKLQLETTGFNLRELLESVITLMERPAESKGLRLQLNIEQSVRLPVRGDPVRLRQVLSNLISNAVKFTERGNVALNVKRMRETAAQHQLRFEVRDTGIGISKSAQDRLFQAFSQADASTTRLYGGTGLGLAICQRIVTLMGGNIGVDSEQGQGSTFWFEIPLLKVQGDMPAREADLTGARVLLITADGRLRQRLAMLLPNWGMRLTTAENTHDALERLRQAASQGDPWTYSVVLGDLGTIRSTALSLARNLERTALYGKVRLLYLRGDETTSVDLPSGASVIPRGAPDPDLRAALSGAQTTHIDPFAHRNSLPAGSNMTQQATPRILLVEDNPVNLMVAQRLLQVIGMDCETAGNGQVALEKLQASAYDLVLMDCQMPVLDGYAATRRWREHEHNSGAEQRIPIIAMTANAMAGDRQKCLDAGMDDYLAKPVTRAELERCISRWRGVKLAVEPITGDHPAQQPGQPQVLNENVLNDLREVLGGEVDKIIALYLEDAPRLIAQLERAAVSGDPIALRVAAHTLKSSSANVGATTLSDAARDLEHGARDGTLAQPANAVARIVGEFAQVRAALQAKLQGG
- the erpA gene encoding iron-sulfur cluster insertion protein ErpA, whose translation is MDIVTLDTVTHAAPPPPMDFTAAAAAKVRELIAEEGNAELKLRVYIQGGGCSGFQYGFEFDENQGEDDFAIVTDGVSLLVDPLSLQYLAGAVVDYSESLSGAQFVIRNPNAKTTCGCGSSFTM
- a CDS encoding MFS transporter → MSSNQFQLLGQRRFLPFFVTQCFGAFNDNVFRQAIIGLLFWMDASPSQRTLYASLAPAIFILPYFLFSATAGQIAEKLDKDRLIRITTTMEIFIMSLAALAFVLKALPLLLVALFLTGVQSTLFGPVKYSILPAVLHPRELTGGNGLVEMGTSVSILTGMLFGGLIFTVAGSHGPYAAGAAVIALAVCGNIASRMIPPVAASMPELRINWNPLTESRDVLRLARKQLAVRNAVLGVSWFWFVGTVFATQLPDYAPLNLGGSNTLYVFVLALFSIGTGVGSMLCEKLSARTVEIGLVPLGAFGMSAFLFDLFFARSGAATVTGLDVAGFMAQPGSWRIVIDLVGIGLFSGFFVVPLFSLIQSRTPKTELSRVIGALNIQNSGFVVAASLLCLALRTWAGWSIPQLFLALAIANTLVAIWIFTIVPEFLMRFLSWLLVRTLYRLRTRGIDEIPDEGAALIVCNHVSYMDALILSASIPRPARFVMYYRIFNIPVMRWIFKTAKAIPIAGAKENPELMQRAFDEVDAALADGELVCIFPEGALTKDGNIAPFKSGVEKILERRPVPVVPMALKNMWGSMWSRRANAKEGELLDRMRVPRRLRAHVDVVAGAPMDGAVATAELLEAKVRELRGDAA
- a CDS encoding EAL domain-containing response regulator, which gives rise to MSISLSETPYRILVVEDDRSQALFAEAILRGAGMQAEVVAVPEQVMAAVEHFEPDLVLMDLHMPGTSGTALTLQIREHPRFSQLPVVFLTGDQDPERQMEVLEHGADDFILKPVRPRHLIAAVKSRVHRARLAQSRQAVTTEPERHPITGLFTRPALMKKLAELLPQRTGGVLMLEAGNAIALRNRFGYAEFEQLMSDAGRFLGDLAQSHAAARLSDNAFLVIASDPGGIPLDALARNLRDGMGYHDFQVGDETIRLRTTVGYADLTHGFSDAGATLASAEEGARLARTDAAGIGAYVPPSASAADAADGLLDEIRIALENDGLQLAFQPVVAVAGGEEAQFQVLLRMRDSTGNEHSAGEILPLADSANLVPQLDRWVIQQALSLLQKRRAESRPIRLFVSQSPRTLAQDDYASWLAQELEAASIDGPSLVIDMRLEDALVHSMLLRQFCEELVPVGVQFCLSQYRHNGDAEQLLQQLPLGYLRLSAEYARQPLPPNLRDEMREAIDRAHRLGLQVIGQAVEDPQAAAALWMGGIDFIQGNLVQRVEHELNFDFQHATL
- the bfr gene encoding bacterioferritin — translated: MKGDAKVIEFLNKALYNELTAINQYFLHAKMLKNWGLKELAEHEYHESIDEMKHADKLSDRILFLDGLPNFQALGKLRIGENPRELMQCDLALEMEAVPLLREAIAHCESVNDYVSRQLFADILDSEEEHIDWIETQLSLIDRIGEQNYLAQQLDK
- a CDS encoding DUF6776 family protein; its protein translation is MAFALLVLAALAFGGWGLWRAFGPQPANARDTLRTQASRIDILEQEVATLKRSDQISRQANTDLQGTLAERDEEIASLRADIAFYERFVGSTAQRHGLSVHELKLQPQRDPQLWHFVATLTQNLNRGAVNRGRLLLMVEASNGGRMQKLGWGELRQQPNAPGIEYSFKYFQQIEGDLVLPVGVKPVRVIARLVPAAGSPMEQSFTWGDATVGAPANR
- a CDS encoding cobalamin biosynthesis protein, whose product is MAATLLAVIVALAIGHLAPDAASGVRQYGWFGGWLRWLNAQFPEGSIWRGAYGIALALVVPLLVVGLFQLALDQPLWGFVGLLFDIAVLFYCWGPRDLDLDVAAVLDAPDAASRRSAAERLWPEGEPAKLDGASLVEAVFRNALRRWFGVLFWFCLLGPFGAVLYRLSVLAVEREHAQLAHETASGAKTWLAILEWPVAQLMTLALALVGNFDSVMAAWREEGAFGLHGNLLNTAARASVRSEIAEEVADYTESGVSASTALAEVFGELPELRDAMSLAWRILVLWLAVIALFVIAGWIS
- a CDS encoding DUF4126 domain-containing protein, with the protein product MDQAHLFAIGVLLAWLAGIRVYLTVFGVGLAGYFGWLHLPEAMQAAQSPWVLGTSGALAAAEFFADKIPGVDSVWDLLHTLLRVPAGAFLAAAAMSPNGELGAGMLATGAGVALTSHLIKTGSRALLNTSPEPVSNWTASVTEDAVVVGGLALAFSHPWLALAIVVSISLLFALFVWWIWRKVFGRAPKPQPG